The region TCACCGGGACCGGGCACAAGTGAGGGAATATCTTCGAGAGTCAGGGTATCGGGAAGGCCGAAGGTGCGGCAGAGAATAGCTTTCATGGCGTAAATAACGAAGTATTCACGGTATTTAACAGCCCATGTTCAATCTGGTCCGAATGTCGGTTAGTGTCCCTTTATAGAAAGCATCTTATGGCAATCATGAATTAATAGCCTGCCTGTTAAAAAGCCTGAGTTGAGCGATTCGATGTAGGGCATTAACGTAGAGAAAAATCTACCTGACTGAAAAACTACCTTGATAGTAGCGAAGCAACTGTATAATAAGCGCTTTTCGGCCGATAATCTCTCCCGAGCATCTAGTTCCGGCAGATGAATAATGGGCCGAATTGTTCTACGCTAAAATAAATGCCTAGCAAACGACCGATTTTTCGGCGCTCACTCGTTTACCGACTCTTGCACTTCCATACGGTAGCCGACGCCATGAACTGCCGAAATCTTTACAGTCGTGTCAGGCTGAAGGAGTTTCCGTAACCGGGAAATGAACACGTCGACGCTCCGGCCAACGATGATGCCTTCATCTTCCCAAACCAGTTTCAGAATCTGGTCGCGCTCTAAAACCTGATTGGGATGATTCGCCAGCAGCCGCAACAGCTTGGCTTCACGATAAGTAAGTTTGTGCTGATGAGTGCCGATGGAAAGCGTCAGGTTAGCCACATCGAGCGAAGAGCGGCCAAAGTTCAACAGGGCTGGATTGAGCACTAATGCCGGTTGCTGCGGAATGTCGGCACCTACATGCCCTTTATTTCGGTTCCAGCCCACAACCAGTAAACCCACCAGCAATCCTCCCAGGCTTAGAATAGGCCAGATCGGTATGCGCGGAACTGGCGGAGTGGCTCCCTCGAAGGTAACCTGCAATACATAACAACCCGCACGCATGGAGCGTCCTACACAAGGAATGGAATGCCCGTCGAGCAAGTCGTGGAATGAATAGCCCAGCTGAAATGTCCCCCGCTTACAGTCCAGTACGGCCACATCATACGGCTGAGTCACTTTGTGCAGCCGGAACGACGCCTGAAGTATGCCGGGAAGCTGGTCATAATCGAAATTATGGCCAAACTGAACCTGAAATGTTTGGGGGTTCAGTTGCTGAACGGCCGGGATTCGGGATGTCGAATCGCCAGCCGCCCGCAGCAAATGGTGCGCCGTTCGGCGGAGTGCCAGATTCACTTTTTCGGGCGTAAAGAGATTTCCCGATGGCGAGCCTATGCCGATAAATCGGACAAAAAGCATCCCGATGAGCAGCAGAAACCCACTGACGATCAGCACCCGTAAACCTTTAAACAACCCCATCCGCATCACAGCCAAATTTTTTAGCATTTATTCCAGGTAAACAAGTTAATTATCCCGAGTTTAAAAATCCGTTTGCCCGGCTTGTAAACGTCACCAGCGTTATGAACCGGCTCCACAACCAGTTCATCACCAAGCTGTACAGTTGGCCAGATTTCGTCGAGCTGCACCGAATAAACGCCTTTCAGCCGTTTATCGGGCCAATGCTGAACGGTTTTACCTGCCCGGCGAAGCATTACCTGAAACAACATCGGTTTATGTTTTGACGACCTCGGATTACCCTCAACAAACGCTAAAACACCCCGGCTATACATCGGTAGTGCATCGTAAGGAATCGGGTGGCCGTTCATCGTTACAGCACTTTCATATCCGGCAAGATTGCTGTCCGGCTTCGCCTGAATAACAGGGGCGAGTAAACTACACACTATCAGACAGATTTGGACTATTCTATTTCGTTTCATGTAAACGTCAGTTATAGAATAAATTACTGTACCAGAATCTCATTATGCGGTAACGCATAGCGTTTGTCGGTAGTCAGTAACAAAATCTGATCCCCTTTTTTACAGCGCGAAAGCACTTGCTGCACTGGAATCTGCCGAAATGTCTTTTCCGAAAACAGGTGTACCGTTTTTGTTTGGTTATCGCGGATGGCCAGTTTAAAGTCAATTTTGTTCAGTGCTGTCGTTTTCGCTGGAGTAATAGCCACCGTAGAGACACACAGATTCCCCTTGGCATTAGCCGAAAGCCTGCATTGCCCGGTTGGGCTGTAGCGATCAACCAGAAGTTTGCTACTCACAAAAGCGGCTGAGCAACTGGAAAATTTCTCCTGCGCCAGACTCAAGGTGGAGAGGCAGCAGCCCACGCTAACCAGTACGACTTGCATTAGATTCTTCATGACTCTTATTTGTTTAGTGATGAAGCAAATCTACAGTCCCGTGCAGGCAACCTTTGTTAAACGCCTGTAAAACAATGTAAAGGAAATGTAAAAATGAAGCAGCGGTACAGTACGTCAGCAATTTGACCAGCCAATCTGAGCTTTTGCGTATGTTTGCCGCATGAACTCATTTATTGATACCGACCTGGCGCTACTGGCGCTTCAGGAAGAGCAGCTTCAATTCGACACCTTCAATGCCGATACAGCCTGGCAACTGGGAATGCGCCTGAAAGAGGCCGTCGAAGTACGCGGCAAAGCTGTAGCCATCGACATCCAGCTATTTGGGCATCCGTTATTTTTTTACGCCATGCCCGGCACTACACCCGACAACATCGACTGGATTCGGCGGAAACGGAACGTGGTCGAACGCTTCCACCGCAGTTCGTACGCGGTACGGCTGTCGTTAAAGAAAAAACAGACCACCCTCACCGATCAGGCGGGGCTCCCCCTGCGCGACAATGCAGCTGCGGGCGGTGGCTTTCCGATTCGCCTTCGTGGGTCGGCCTGCATTGGTGCCATTACCATTTCGGGCGTGCCGATGCGGGAAGACCACGGCATTATTGTCGAGGTACTAGCTACCTGGCTTAATCTTCCCATAGCCGAACTAGCCTTGCCGCCTGTCGACGATATGGACGATTAATGCAAGTCAGGATAAAGCCTGCGGCTGCGGACTGGAACTCGCCGGGCGGGATTTATCATCGGGTGGCAGCGGTACAAATTCGGCGTTATCGTTGGGTGGCAGCGGAATTCGACCCGCCTGCCAGTCGGCTTTGGCCTGCTCAATACGCTCCCGGCTTGATGACACAAAATTCCACCAGATGAACCGTTCACCCAGCGGTTCGCCCCCCAGCAGCATAAGCGTACTGGTTTCTTTGGCGGTTACGATGGGGTCGATACCGTTGCTAAAGACCAGCAGTTGCCCCACCCCATACGTATGCCCGTTGACCTCTACGCTACCCTTCGCCACATAGGCTCCGCGTTCGGAAAAGCCGGTTGGCGGGCCAAAACGAGCGCCGGGTTGTAGAACAATATGCGCATAAAAAAGCGGAGAATCGGTAGCGACGCCGTTTTTTAGGCCGTAGGCATCCCCGGCAATCAACCGCATCCAGACACCCGTATCCGTAAAAATCGGGAGCGCGTCGGGCTGGTAGTTAGTAAAAGTGGGCGCTTTGTCTTCGGCGGCTTCGGGCAGAGCTACCCATGTCTGCACCATTTCGAAAGCCGTTGCCGCCAGCAAAGCCGGGTCCTCGAACCGTTCGGAATGGGCAATCCCACGGCCCGCTGTCATCCAGTTGACTTCGCCGGGCCGGATGATCTGCTGTACACCCAGACTATCCCGATGGGTCACCTGACCGTCGAAGAGGTAGCTTACCGTCGATAGACCAATGTGCGGATGCGGCAACACGTCCATCTTCACCAGCTCGGCGGGCGTCTTGCTGACGGGCCCTGCATGATCCATAAAAATAAACGGGCCGAGCATGCGACGCAGCCGGTACGGTAAAATGCGTTTCACATCAAATCCATTGCCAATAGATGCGGAGCGGGCAGTAATGACTTGGTCTAACATGATGAGTCTGTTTGGTAAGCTGTCTGGCTATAGATAAAAGTAGGTAATCGTTCTGGAAAATCCAGTCCTGTGATAAGACCAGTGAAACAAAAGGGCCACTCCTGATCAGGAATGGCCCTTTTGTTTCACAGAATCATAAGCTGATTACCGACGAACGTTGTCGCCCGAATGGCCATTCGACGACACAGGTTGTGGTGTCAGTTCAGTCGTTCCATTCTGATTTTCATCTTTTTTAGCTTTCTCGCCTTTTTCTTTCAGCGCTGCCAGCCCTTTCTTACCGTAGGCCAGTCGCGAAATAGCCACGTACAGCACCGGTACCACGAAAATGGCCAGCGAGGTCGCGGCCAGCATACCGCCCAGCACAGTACGGCCGATGGTTGCGCGGGCAACACCGCCCGCTCCACTGGCTATCGCCAGCGGGAACACCCCCAGAATGAACGCCAGCGACGTCATCAGGATCGGGCGCAGACGCAGACGAACGGCTTCGATGGTCGATTCGAGTAAGTCCTCTCCTTTATCTACCCGCTCTTTGGCAAATTCCACGATTAGAATGGCGTTTTTGGCCGCCAGACCGATGAGTGTGATTAACCCAATCTGGGCATAGACGTTGTTGGTCAGGTACGGGAATATAATCAGGGCGGTAATGGCCCCCAGCGCCCCAATCGGAACAGACAGGAGTACCGAAAACGGCACCGACCAGCTTTCGTACAGGGCGGCCAGGAAGAGAAAGACGAAACCAATCGACAGCATGAAGATGTAAATCGAGCTGCTACCCGCGTTGATCTCCTCCCGGCTAAGACCACCGAAATCGTAGGCATAACCAGCGGGCAGAACTTTGGCCGCTACTTCGCGCAGGGCGTCGTTGGCCTGACTGGTGCTGTATCCTGGCTTGGCTCCCCCGTTTACTTCAACCGAGCGGAACAGGTTGAAGTGGGAAATTAACGGCGCGTTTTCAATCACACTCGTCTTGATCACCGTGCTGATGGGCACTAGTTGACCGCCACTATTCCGGACGTAATAATTATTGAGCGCCTTTATATCGGCCCGGTACATGGTATCGGCCTGCGCCACAACCCGGAACTTGCGACCGTAAATAATAAAGTCGTTAACGTACTGGCTACCCAACAGTGTCTGCATAGTGGTATACACCGAGCTGACCGGAATACCCAGCTTCTTACACTTGTCGCGGTCAACGTCGACCCGGTAAGCGGGTGATTTGGCCGTGAAATAGGTGAAAGCGCGGGATATTTCGGGACGTTTGTTGGCTTCGGCCAGGAAGTTCTGCACCACGTTATCAAACGCCCGGACATCGTCGTTGGATTCGCGCTGCTGAATTTCGAAGGTAAACCCGGAAGACTGCCCCAGACCCGGAATAGCGGGCGGTTGAAGTACCTGCGGGCGGGCATCGTTCAGAACCGACAATTCCTTTTGCAGTTTAACCACCAGCGAATCGGCCTGCATGTTTCGCTCCTTCCGTTCGTCCCAGGGCTTCAGCTGCATGAATACCGTACCGCTATTCGATTTGGACGCAAACGTAATGGCGTTCAGCCCGCCCAAAGCCGCAAAGTGATTGACATAAGGCTGATTTTTCAGAATCGTCATGATTCGGTTCAGCACCTCAAGACTACGCGTAGTAGAAGCCGCTTCGGGGATTTCGTAGGTCACGATCAACCGGCCTTCATCCTCCGTTGGAATAAAGCCCGTTGGCTTAGCCCGGAACAGCAGTCCCGTCCCGATGTACACGACGATCAGCCCGACGATGACCAGTGGAGTTGCCTTGATGAGCCGTTGTACCCCGTTCGAGTACGCATTCGTTACCCGCTCAAACCACTGGTTAAACTTGTAAAAGAACTTGTTTAACCCTTTCGCATTCTCGTCGATGTGCATGGGCTTCAGCAACAGCGTACACAAAGCGGGTGTCAGCGACAGGGCCACAAAGGCAGAGATCAATACCGACACGGCGATGGTAATGGCAAACTGCTGATACAGTCGCCCCACGATACCGGGGATGAAACCCACCGGCACGAATACAGCCGCCAGAATCAGCGCAATGGCAATTACCGGCGCCGATATTTCCCGCATGGCCTCTTTCGTGGCTTCTTTGGGCGACATGCCTTTGTCGATGTTCACCTGCACGGCTTCCACCACCACAATGGCATCATCGACCACAATACCGATGGCCAGTACGAAAGCAAACAGCGTCAACGTATTGATCGTAAAACCGAGCGGTACGAACAAGGCAAACGTGCCGACAATAGAAACCGGAATAGCCAACAGTGTAATCAGCGTAGCCCGCCAGCTTTGCAGGAACAGGAATACGACCAGAATAACCAGCACCAGCGCTTCGGCCAGGGTCTCGACCACTTCGCCAATCGACACCTGAATGACGGAAACCGATTCAAACGGCACCACGTACTCGATGTCTTTGGGAAACGTCTGTTTCAGTT is a window of Spirosoma linguale DSM 74 DNA encoding:
- a CDS encoding putative two component transcriptional regulator, winged helix family (PFAM: transcriptional regulator domain protein~KEGG: hypothetical protein LOC100209308) — protein: MLKNLAVMRMGLFKGLRVLIVSGFLLLIGMLFVRFIGIGSPSGNLFTPEKVNLALRRTAHHLLRAAGDSTSRIPAVQQLNPQTFQVQFGHNFDYDQLPGILQASFRLHKVTQPYDVAVLDCKRGTFQLGYSFHDLLDGHSIPCVGRSMRAGCYVLQVTFEGATPPVPRIPIWPILSLGGLLVGLLVVGWNRNKGHVGADIPQQPALVLNPALLNFGRSSLDVANLTLSIGTHQHKLTYREAKLLRLLANHPNQVLERDQILKLVWEDEGIIVGRSVDVFISRLRKLLQPDTTVKISAVHGVGYRMEVQESVNE
- a CDS encoding protein of unknown function DUF336 (PFAM: protein of unknown function DUF336~KEGG: avn:Avin_29320 hypothetical protein); translation: MNSFIDTDLALLALQEEQLQFDTFNADTAWQLGMRLKEAVEVRGKAVAIDIQLFGHPLFFYAMPGTTPDNIDWIRRKRNVVERFHRSSYAVRLSLKKKQTTLTDQAGLPLRDNAAAGGGFPIRLRGSACIGAITISGVPMREDHGIIVEVLATWLNLPIAELALPPVDDMDD
- a CDS encoding Pirin domain protein (PFAM: Pirin domain protein~KEGG: azo:azo0110 pirin-related protein), producing MLDQVITARSASIGNGFDVKRILPYRLRRMLGPFIFMDHAGPVSKTPAELVKMDVLPHPHIGLSTVSYLFDGQVTHRDSLGVQQIIRPGEVNWMTAGRGIAHSERFEDPALLAATAFEMVQTWVALPEAAEDKAPTFTNYQPDALPIFTDTGVWMRLIAGDAYGLKNGVATDSPLFYAHIVLQPGARFGPPTGFSERGAYVAKGSVEVNGHTYGVGQLLVFSNGIDPIVTAKETSTLMLLGGEPLGERFIWWNFVSSSRERIEQAKADWQAGRIPLPPNDNAEFVPLPPDDKSRPASSSPQPQALS
- a CDS encoding transporter, hydrophobe/amphiphile efflux-1 (HAE1) family (TIGRFAM: transporter, hydrophobe/amphiphile efflux- 1 (HAE1) family~PFAM: acriflavin resistance protein~KEGG: sfu:Sfum_1457 transporter, hydrophobe/amphiphile efflux-1 (HAE1) family), translating into MFAEIFINRPVTAIVSSIVIVILGVLALLSLPVSQYPDITPPVVQVTGTYTGADAQTVEQTVATPIETQVNGTPGMDYVQTNATNDGRMSMNVTFKVGTDVNIAALDVQNRVGIAQPQLPQEVTRLGVVVRKRNPSLFMLVAMYSPKGTHNVSFLDNYTNIYIRDALLRVPGVGDIFSRADDFSMRIWLKPDRLAQLNLTPDEVVAALQEQNLQVAGGSVGASPQPASQAFEYSVFTNSRLSKEEDFRKIIVRSDPAKGSLVYLNDVARVQLGKFSYASNSFVDGKRASYLLVYQLPGSNALETAKGVYAAMDKLKQTFPKDIEYVVPFESVSVIQVSIGEVVETLAEALVLVILVVFLFLQSWRATLITLLAIPVSIVGTFALFVPLGFTINTLTLFAFVLAIGIVVDDAIVVVEAVQVNIDKGMSPKEATKEAMREISAPVIAIALILAAVFVPVGFIPGIVGRLYQQFAITIAVSVLISAFVALSLTPALCTLLLKPMHIDENAKGLNKFFYKFNQWFERVTNAYSNGVQRLIKATPLVIVGLIVVYIGTGLLFRAKPTGFIPTEDEGRLIVTYEIPEAASTTRSLEVLNRIMTILKNQPYVNHFAALGGLNAITFASKSNSGTVFMQLKPWDERKERNMQADSLVVKLQKELSVLNDARPQVLQPPAIPGLGQSSGFTFEIQQRESNDDVRAFDNVVQNFLAEANKRPEISRAFTYFTAKSPAYRVDVDRDKCKKLGIPVSSVYTTMQTLLGSQYVNDFIIYGRKFRVVAQADTMYRADIKALNNYYVRNSGGQLVPISTVIKTSVIENAPLISHFNLFRSVEVNGGAKPGYSTSQANDALREVAAKVLPAGYAYDFGGLSREEINAGSSSIYIFMLSIGFVFLFLAALYESWSVPFSVLLSVPIGALGAITALIIFPYLTNNVYAQIGLITLIGLAAKNAILIVEFAKERVDKGEDLLESTIEAVRLRLRPILMTSLAFILGVFPLAIASGAGGVARATIGRTVLGGMLAATSLAIFVVPVLYVAISRLAYGKKGLAALKEKGEKAKKDENQNGTTELTPQPVSSNGHSGDNVRR